The following are from one region of the Mauremys reevesii isolate NIE-2019 linkage group 2, ASM1616193v1, whole genome shotgun sequence genome:
- the SSR1 gene encoding translocon-associated protein subunit alpha yields the protein MRSPTQLLLLVLLAFPAALLLGGVRGGPGSSLLVAAQDATEDEEAVEDTVVEDEDDEAEVEEDEPTDLIEEKEEEDLSGEPKASPSADTIILFVKGEDFPANNIVKFLVGFTNKGTEDFIVESLDASFRYPQDYQFFIQNFTALPLNTVVPPQRQATFEYSFIPAEPMGGRPFGLVINLNYKDLNGNVFQDAVFNQTVTIIEKEDGLDGETIFMYVFLAGLGLLVIVGLHQLLESRKRKRPAQKVEMGTSNQNDVDMSWIPQETLNQINKASPRRLPRKRVQKRSVGSDE from the exons ATGAGATCCCcgacccagctgctgctgctcgtgCTGTTGGCCTTTCCCGCCGCTCTGCTGCTCGGCGGAGTTCGCGGCGGCCCGG GTTCAAGCTTACTAGTTGCAGCCCAAGATGCTACGGAGGATGAAGAAGCAGTGGAAGATACGGTAGTTGAAGATGAAGATGATGAAGCTGAAGTTGAAGAAGATGAACCCACAGACTTG ATAgaagaaaaagaggaagaagaCTTATCAGGAGAACCTAAAGCCTCACCTAGCGCTGATACAATTATCTTGTTTGTGAAAGGTGAAG ACTTTCCTGCAAACAACATTGTAAAGTTCCTGGTAGGCTTCACCAACAAGGGTACAGAGGATTTTATTGTTGAGTCTCTTGATGCCTCTTTCCGGTACCCTCAGGACTATCAGTTTTTCATCCAGAATTTCACAGCTCTTCCTCTGAACACAGTGGTTCCACCACAAAGACAGGCCACATTTGAGTACTCGTTCATCCCTGCAGAGCCTATGGGTGGTCGCCCCTTCGGACTGGTTATAAATCTGAACTACAAAGACTTAAAT GGCAATGTGTTCCAAGATGCTGTCTTCAATCAAACTGTTACAATTATTGAAAAAGAAGATGGATTGGATGGAGAAAC AATCTTCATGTACGTGTTCCTGGCAGGACTTGGCCTACTTGTCATTGTTGGTCTACATCAACTGCTAGAATCTAGGAAA AGAAAGAGACCAGCACAGAAAGTAGAGATGGGCACATCAAATCAAAATGACGTTGACATGAGCTGGATTCCTCAAGAAACTTTAAATCAGATCA ATAAAGCTTCACCAAGGCGGTTGCCGCGCAAAAGGGTACAGAAGAGATCAGTGGGATCTGATGAGTAA